The DNA window ttaaaagtgattttatgaatttatttaaaaagtatcctgacgggtactgtcatacaatctattatctaatataatatataaaaactaaagttccatgaaaattgataatgccgtattagatttattattttattgaatattgttataattatatgaatgaaataattattgttataaatatagttgttccaatattcaaataaataggaatatattttatgtatttaatacaaaaaattacaccttttaaattgattacaaaatcaatcaccattattataaaattaaataatatttattgattattattattattaatgtatatcatcaaaacaattcttaggagttaaaaatgaaataaatttcatttacgtgttttttatcatcctaaagttatataagtggatttatatatatttttaaaattatgcttaaaatatgtcaataattcatgaagttaaaggctaatggcacagacatacacgggtaaatgactatttaattatcatagctactaaaactcatgtttttaacttttcaacataaaatcaattttcgttgctcaatgcaattaatctattattaatatataaaagtaatagtacttggaaattccagtaaaagccttctgataaatgaactgaaactcagactctaatttttttgttgattatttatttttcctaattcattattttttggcttcaaattcaaatctacacgttaaatggttaaaccctaaaatttatttcatcattgaatGGATACGTTTTCTATGCGTTTGAAAAAATCAATTCATCCACtacacaaaaaaataaattacttgtGCCCTTTCAATTTTCTATATATCACAACCAACAATGGCACACCAGTATTCACTTTCTCTTTTACAGGTTTGAagtttcttctccatttttgttttctattaattTGTACGATTTGGTATTTTCCAAGTGAATTTTGTTTTCTTCTTGCAGTTATTTAAGCATTCCCATGGCTCGCCCTACCGATTCTGTGAAGGACATCGAAGGATTTGTGGAAGATTGCAGTTAGTTGTAAGCATATATGGTCTGTAACAAGTTCTTCCAACAAAGAACGTTTTAGTTGATTCGAAGGTGGTATTTTCTTCCCAAATTCTATTGTTTTTGTCTTACACACTGTGTTCTGCCTTATTtctaacaaatattatttctgtttttCTAAGCATGATATGATTCAAGCGATTGTACCTACTTATTTGGTTTTCAAATTCAAGTCCGAACTATCAGCTGGAAGTTCTTATATCATGCAGAATTTCAAAGTTTCGAAAAATGACTTCTCTTTTAAGTTGACGAATCATTCTTACAAATTGGTTTTATGTGGATCAACTTCTGTTAAGAAATCAGACCTTCCTGACATTCCTGCTTATTACCTTAACCTTCTTGGATGGGATGCCATAGTTGAAGGAAGGTTTCAGTctaatgttttggttggtaagttaATTGTATTCTCTGTGATAGATTtctgaattttatgtaatattatttattccctgaacatgttttattttttagataTCCTTGGAGGTATTATTGAGATTTCTCAATCTCAAATAAATGGTGACAATCTCAAATAAATGGTGACAACAATAAGAACAGAGTTgtttttaccattgttgtttttgtatgcaTGTACTGCCGACTCAGGCTCCACCATTCTTGATGATCAGGTAGGAAGATCTTTTATTGCGGCAAACTGTAAGGCTTCCTTCTATAAGGAAGCCTTgtatgtgagaggtgcacacatatgcttgaatggatcatccttcttttatgtgagaggtgcacacatatgtttgaatggatcatccttctttcatgtgagaggtgcacacatatgcttgaatggatcatccttcttttatgtgagaggtgcacacatatgcttgaatggatcatttttcaaatatatggtctttaaagacgtatctctttcttttaattagttggtattggaagttacaataattgtttcccaataatacttcattgtacataatatatttaattactggaatattatcatcattacgtttttttcactttaacttaacattataccaaatatatttataccataattattaaatacataatattaaccattaaacttctcaaaccaaccgtcagctcttcaaaattccaacaaattagaacataaaataataatgttcaaaatttaGTCTCTTTCTttgttaattttagtaattattattagttattattattaattattgagctaatttatttattaaaaaaataaattagctttcaatggtaacctacacacgattttatttttgtatgtatttgtttaaacattaaaatatatcaaatcataacttattattttttaaatggaaagacatacttaaagtaaattatttctttctcattaattattatccaatttaattagtacatataaactttaccgcgcatcaatagtaaattccatcttattaaataaaatgtaaaaaaataatatacaataattatatccatatattttatttatttgtgatactctttaaaatatatctaatatattaactataattacgaatacttttaaactacaataaaaatgtaagatgatatgacaaatatgaacttattgatataaaaataataattaaaaagaatcataattaaaagtgattttatgaatttatttaaaaagtatcctgacgggtactgtcatacaatctattatctaatatagtatataaaaactaaagtacctgaaaattgataatgccgtattagattttttattttattgaatattgttataattatatgaatgaaataattattgttataaatatagttgttccaatgttcaaataaataggaatatattttatgtatttaatacaaaaaattacaccttttaaattgattacaaaatcaatcaccattattataaaattaaataatatttattgattattattattattattaatgtatatcatcaaaacaattcttaggagttaaaaatgaaataaatttcatttacgtgatttttatcatcctaaagttatataagtggatttatatatatttttaaaattatgtttaaaatatgtcaataattcatgaagttaaaggctaatggcacagacatacacgggtaaatgactatttaattatcatagctattaaaactcatgtttttaacttttcaacataaaatcaatttttcgttgctcaatgcaattaatctattattaatataaaaaagtaattgtacttggaaattccagtaaaagccttctgataaatgaactgaaactcagactctaatttttttgttgattatttatttttcctaattcattattttttggcttcaaattcaaatctacacgttaaatggttaaaccctaaaatttatttcatcattgaatGGATACGTTTTCTATGCGTTGGAAAAAATCAATTCCTCCACtacctaaaaaaataaattacttgtGCCCTTTCAATTTTCTATATATCACAACCAACAATGGCACACCAGTATTCACTTTCTCTTTTACAGGTTTGAagtttcttctccatttttgttttctattaattTGTACGATTTGGTATTTTCCAAGTGAAATTTGTTTTCTTCTTGCAGTTATTTAAGCATTCCCATGGCTCGCCCTACCGATTCTGTGAAGGACATCGAAGGATTTGTGGAAGATTGCAGTTAGTTGTAAGCATATATGGTCTGTAACAAGTTCTTCCAACAAAGAACGTTTTAGTTGATTCGAAGGTGGTATTTTATTCCCAAATTCTATTGTTTTTGTCTTACACACTGTGTTCTGCCTTATTtctaacaaatattatttctgtttttttaagcatgatatgattcatgCTATTGTACCTACTTATTTGGTTTTCAAATTCAAGTCCGAACTATCAGCTGGAAGTTCTTATATCATGCAGAATTTCAAAGTTTCGAAAAATGACTTCTCTTTTAAGTCGACGAATCATTCTTACAAATTGGTTTTATGTGGATCAACTTCTGTTAAGAAATCAGACCTTCCTGACCTTCCTGCTTATTACCTTAACCTTCTTGGATGGGATGCCATAGTTGAAGGAAGGTTTCAGTctaatgttttggttggtaagttaattgtattctttgtgatagatttctgaattttatgtaatattatttattccctgaacatgttttgttttttagatatccttggaggtattattgagatttctcaatctcaaataaatggtgacaatctcaaataaatggtgacaacaacaagaacagagttgtttttaccattgttgtttttgtatgcaTGTACTGCCGACTCAGGCTCCACCATTCTTGATGATCAGGTAGGAAGAGCTTTTGTTGCGGCAAACTGTAAGGCTTCCTTCTATAAGGAATCCTTgtatgtgagaggtgcacacatatgcttgaatggatcatccttcttttatgtgagaggtgcacacatatgcttgaatggatcatccttctttcatgtgagaggtgcacacatatgcttgaatggatcatccttcttttatgtgagaggtgcacacatatgcttgaatggatcatttttcaaatatatggtctttaaagacgtatctctttcttttaattagttggtattggaagttacaataattgtttcccaataatacttcattgtacataatatatttaattactggaatattatcatcattacgtttttttcactttaacttaacattataccaaatatatttataccatAATTATTAAATACATAATATCAACCATTAAACTTCTCAAACCAACCGTCGGCTCTTCAAAATTCCAAcaaattagaacataaaataataatgttcaaaatttaGTCTCTTTCTttgttaattttagtaattattattagttattattattaattattgagctaatttatttattaaaaaaataaattagctttcaatggtaacctacacacgattttatttttgtatgtatttgtttaaacattaaaatatatcaaatcataacttattattttttaaatggaaagacatacttaaagtaaattatttctttctcattaattattatccaatttaattagtacatataaactttaccgcgcatcaatagtaaattccatcttattaaataaaatgtaaaaaaataatatacaataattatatccatatattttatttatttgtgatactctttaaaatatatctaatatattaactataattacgaatacttttaaactacaataaaaatgtaagatgatatgacaaatatgaacttattgatataaaaataataattaaaaagaatcataattaaaagtgattttatgaatttatttaaaaagtatcctgacgggtactgtcatacaatctattatctaatatagtatataaaaactaaagtacctgaaaattgataatgccgtattagattttttattttattgaatattgttataattatatgaatgaaataattattgttataaatatagttgttccaatgttcaaataaataggaatatattttatgtatttaatacaaaaaattacaccttttaaattgattacaaaatcaatcaccattattataaaattaaataatatttattgattattattattattattaatgtatatcatcaaaacaattcttaggagttaaaaatgaaataaatttcatttacgtgatttttatcatcctaaagttatataagtggatttatatatatttttaaaattatgtttaaaatatgtcaataattcatgaagttaaaggctaatggcacatacatacacgggtaaatgactatttaattatcatagctattaaaactcatgtttttaacttttcaacataaaatcaatttttcgttgctcaatgcaattaatctattattaatatataaaagtaattgtacttggaaattccagtaaaagccttctgataaatgaactgaaactcagactctaatttttttgttgattatttatttttcctaattcattattttttggcttcaaattcaaatctacacgttaaatggttaaaccctaaaatttatttcatcattgaatggatacgttttctatgcgtttgaaaaaatcaattcctccactacctaaaaaaataaattacttgtGCCCTTTCAATTTTCTATATATCACAACCAACAATGGCACACCAGTATTCACTTTCTCTTTTACAGGTTTGAagtttcttctccatttttgttttctattaattTGTACGATTTGGTATTTTCCAAGTGAAATTTGTTTTCTTCTTGCAGTTATTTAAGCATTCCCATGGCTCGCCCTACCGATTCTATGAAGGACATCGAAGGATTTGTGGAAGATTGCAGTTAGTTGTAAGCATATATGGTCTGTAACAAGTTCTTCCAACAAAGAACGTTTTAGTTGATTCGAAGGTGGTATTTTATTCCCAAATTCTATTGTTTTTGTCTTACACACTGTGTTCTGCCTTATTtctaacaaatattatttctgtttttttaagCATGATATGATTCAAGCGATTGTACCTACTTATTTGGTTTTCAAATTCAAGTCCGAACTATCAGCTGGAAGTTCTTATATCATGCAGAATTTCAAAGTTTCGAAAAATGACTTCTCTTTTAAGTCGACGAATCATTCTTACAAATTGGTTTTATGTGGATCAACTTCTGTTAAGAAATCAGACCTTCCTGACCTTCCTGCTTATTACCTTAACCTTCTTGGATGGGATGCCATAGTTGAAGGAAGGTTTCAGTctaatgttttggttggtaagttaattgtattctttgtgatagatttctgaattttatgtaatattatttattccctgaacatgttttgttttttagatatccttggaggtattattgagatttctcaatctcaaataaatggtgacaatctcaaataaatggcgacaacaacaagaacagagttgtttttaccattgttgtttttgtatgcatgtactgccgactcaggctccaccattcttgatgatcaggtaggaagagcttttgttgcggcaaactgtaaggcttccttctataaggaagccttgtatgtgagaggtgcacacatatgcttgaatggatcatcCTTTTTTATGTGAaaggtgcacacatatgcttgaatgtATCATCCTTCTTTcatgtgagaggtgcacacatatgcttgaatggatcatccttcttttatgtgagaggtgcacacatatgcttgaatggatcatttttcaaatatatggtctttaaacacttatctctttcttttaattagttggtattggaagttacaataattgtttcccaataatccttcattgtacaaaatatatttaattactggaatattatcatcattacgtttttttcactttaacttaacattataccaaatatatttataccataattattaaatacataatattaaccattaaacttctcaaaccaaccgtcagctcttcaaaattccaacaaattagaacataaaataataatgttcaaaatttaatctctttctttgttaattttagtaattattattagttattattattaattactgagctaatttatttattaaaaaaataaattagctttcaatggtaacctacacacgattttatttttgtatgtatttgtttaaacattaaaatatatgaaatcataacttattattttttaaatggaatgacatacttaaagtaaattatttctttctcattaattattatccaatttaattagtacatataaactttaccgcgcatcaatagtaaattccatcttattaaataaaatgtaaaaaaataatatacaataattatatccatatattttatttatttgtgatactcttaaaatatatctaatatattaactataattatgagtacttttaaactacaataaaaatgtaagatgatatgacaaatatgaacttatttatataaaaataataattaaaaagaatcataattaaaagtgatttgatgaatttatttaaaagtatcctgacgggtactgtcatacaatctattatctatttagattttttattttattgaatattgttataattatatgaatgaaataattattgttataaatatagttgttccaatgttcaaacaaataggaatatattttatgtatttaatacaaaaaattacaccttttaaattgattacaaaatcaatcaccattattataaaattaaataatatttattgattattattattattattaatgtatatcatcaaaacaattcataggagttaaaaatgaaataaatttcatttacgtgttttttatcatcctaaagttacataagtggatttatatatattttttaaaattatgtttaaaatatgtcaataattcatgaagttaaaggctaatggcacagacatacacgggtaaatgactatttaattatcatagctattaaaactcatgtttttaacttttcaacataaaatcaatttttcgttgctcaatgcaattagtctattattaatatataaaagtaatagtaCTTGGAAATTCCAGTAAAAGCCTTCTGATAAGTGAACTGAAACTCAGACtctaattttttgttgattatttatttttcataattcattattttttggcttcaaattcaaatctacacgttaaatggttaaaccctaaaatttatttcatcattgaatggatacgttttctatgcgtttgaaaaaatcaatccctccactacccaaaaaaaataaattacttgtgccctttcaattttctatgcgtttcaattttctatgcgtttaaaaaaataaattacttgtGCCCCTTCAAACCTGTAAAAGAGAAAGTGAATACTGGTGTGCCATTGTTGGTTGTGATATATAGAAAATTGAAAGGGCacaagtaatttatttttttgggtagtggaggaattgattttttcaaacgcatagaaaacgtatccattcaatgatgaaataaattttagggtttaacCATTTAACTTGTAGATTTGAATCTGAagccaaaaaataatgaattaggaaaaataaataatcaacaaaaaaattagagtctgagtttcagttcatttatcagaaggcttttactggaatttcaaagtactattacttttatatattaataatagattaattgcattgagcaacgaaaaattgattttatgttgaaaagttaaaaacatgagttttaatagctatgataattaaatagtcatttacccgtgtatgtctgtgccattagcctttaacttcatgaattattgacatattttaaacataattttaaaaatatatataaatccacttatataactttaggatgataaaaaacacgaaaaatgaaatttatttcatttttaactcctaagaattattttgatgatatacattaataataataataatcaataaatattatttaattttataataatggtgattgattttgtaatcaatttaaaaggtgtaattttttgtattaaatacataaaatatattcctatttgtttgaacattggaacaactatatttataacaataattatttcattcatataattataacaatattcaataaaataaaaaatctaaatagataatagattgtatgacagtacccgtcaggatacttttaaataaattcatcaaatcacttttaattatgattctttttaattattatttttatataaataagttcatatttgtcatatcatcttacatttttattgtagtttaaaagtactcataattatagttaatatattagatatattttaagagtatcacaaataaataaaatatatggatataattattgtatattatttttttacattttatttaataagatggaatttactattgatgcgcggtaaagtttatatgtactaattaaattggataataattaatgagaaagaaataatttactttaagtatgtcattccatttaaaaaataataagttatgatttcatatattttaatgtttaaacaaatacatacaaaaataaaatcgtgtgtaggttaccattgaaagctaatttatttttttaataaataaattagctcagtaattaataataataactaataataattactaaaattaacaaagaaagagattaaattttgaacattattattttatgttctaatttgttggaattttgaagagctgacggttggtttgagaagtttaatggttaatattatgtatttaataattatggtataaatatatttggtataatgttaagttaaagtgaaaaaaacgTAATGATGGTAATATTCtagtaattaaatatattttgtacaatgaaggattattgggaaacaattattgtaacttccaataccaactaattaaaagaaagagatacgtgtttaa is part of the Vicia villosa cultivar HV-30 ecotype Madison, WI linkage group LG2, Vvil1.0, whole genome shotgun sequence genome and encodes:
- the LOC131646708 gene encoding uncharacterized protein LOC131646708 gives rise to the protein MIQAIVPTYLVFKFKSELSAGSSYIMQNFKVSKNDFSFKSTNHSYKLVLCGSTSVKKSDLPDLPAYYLNLLGWDAIVEGRFQSNVLVDILGGIIEISQSQINGDNLK